In a genomic window of Bombina bombina isolate aBomBom1 chromosome 10, aBomBom1.pri, whole genome shotgun sequence:
- the LOC128640756 gene encoding protein LDOC1-like — protein MDTDPADLPQFVYSLSQRVDQMGIVLRELEIENQSLRRMIRESIAPKPEAIPEPVVSLPEPFSGNRKLYRQFKTACLLLFSLKPKTYCTERVKVLTVISFLRGEPQVWADASFETNQPILGSLDNFFTQMD, from the coding sequence ATGGATACAGATCCAGCAGACCTTCCCCAATTTGTATATAGCCTTTCTCAGCGTGTGGATCAAATGGGAATAGTGTTAAGAGAACTAGAGATTGAAAATCAGTCATTAAGAAGAATGATCAGAGAATCCATTGCACCTAAACCTGAAGCTATCCCAGAGCCTGTTGTTTCTCTACCAGAACCCTTTTCTGGAAATAGAAAACTTTACCGCCAGTTCAAAACAGCTTGTCTTTTACTTTTTAGCCTAAAGCCTAAAACCTATTGCACAGAAAGAGTGAAGGTTCTCACAGTAATATCATTTCTCAGAGGTGAACCACAGGTTTGGGCTGATGCCTCCTTTGAAACTAATCAACCCATCCTTGGATCATTAGATAATTTCTTCACCCAAATGGATTAA